The uncultured Celeribacter sp. genome includes the window TAGAAAGCGCCCCCGCCGTTATTGCCGCAACTGAGCGCGCCCATTTCGACACACTCGACTATGTGCGCCGCCCGGTCGGGCGCACTGAAACCCCGCTGCATTCCTATTTCGCACTGCTCACCGACGACCCGTCGGTGCAGCTCGTGGCCAATGCCCAGATCGCCTATACCACCGAGATGATGAAGGGCACCGCGCACGAAGGTCTACCGGTGCTGTCCTGCACCGCCCCCTTCAAGGCCGGCGGGCGCAACGGGCCGGACTATTACACGGATATTCCGGCAGGTGATCTGGCGATCAAACATGTCGCCGATCTCTACCTCTATTCGAACACGGTGCGCGCCCTGCGCATCAATGGCGATCAGCTGAAAGGCTGGCTGGAACGTTCCGCCGGCCAGTTCAATCAGATTGCGCCCGACAGTCAGGATGCCGCGCTCCTGCACCCGGTTTTTCCCGCCTATAATTTCGACGTGATCGACGGGGTCAGCTATCAGATCGACATCTCGCAACCTGCGCGGTTCGATCACGTCGGAACGGTTCTCGACCCTACAGCCAGCCGGATCGTCAATCTGCAACACGAAGGCCGCCCGGTCACCCCGGAGATGGAATTCATCATCTGCACCAACAATTACCGCGCCTATGGCGGCGGCAGCTTTCCCGGCGCCGATGGCAGCACCGTGGTGTTTGAGGGTCCGGATGCCAACCGCGACATCGTGGTGCGCTACATTCTGGAACAGGGCACGATCAATCCCAAAGCCGACAACAACTGGTCACTGGCGCCGATGCCCGGCACCACGGTGGTCTATCACACCGGCCCTGGCGCCCGCGCGCATCTTTCGGCTCTGGAGGGGCGGACAGTGACCGATCTGGGGGACAACGCAGAGGGCTTTGCGACCCTCCGGGTCACGCTTTGAAAGCGGTCTGGGCAGCGATGCCTTTTGCATCATAGGCGGCCCAGAATACGATCAATTGTTTACCAAATGGGCAAAAATGATAATTTATGCTCAGTTTTTGCCCATTTGCCCCTTTTCTAGACAGCTACATCATTATGGTTCTCGCCCTCGGCGTCCGCTTCGGTCAGGCTGGCGCGGAACTTCACAGGGGAGAACCATGTTCAACAAATCTCTTGCCACTCTGGCCGCCATCGCCGTGACCGGCACCGCGGCCTATGCCGAAACCACGAAGGTGCCCTTCGCGCTGGACTGGAAATTCGAAGGCCCGTCGGCACCGTATTTCGCCGCCATTGAAAACGGCCATTTCGCCGAGAATGACCTTGAGGTCGAAATCTCCGCAGGCTCCGGCTCGCTCGACGCGATCCCGAAAATCGCAACCGGCGCCTTCCCGGTGGGCTTTGCCGACATCAATTCGATGATCAAATTCCTCGACCAGAACCCGGGCGCACCGGTAACGGCCATCATGATGATCTACGATGCGCCGCCCTTTGCCGTGATCGGTCGCAAATCTCTGGGCGTGGAAGCCCCGAAAGATCTGGAAGGCAAGGTGCTGGGCGCGCCGCCGCCGGATGGCGCATGGGCGCAATTCCCGATCTTTGCGGACGAAAACGATCTGGATATGGACAAGATCACCGTCGAGCCGGTCGGCTTCCCGACCCGTGAACCGATGCTGGCCGAAGGCAAAGTGGACGCGGTGACCGGCTACAACTTCACCTCCTACCTGAACACCGCTCGTCTGGGCGTGCCGGAAGACGATCTCTCCGTGATCATGATGCCCGACTATGGCGTGGACCTTTACGGCAATGCGATCATGGTCAACACCGACTATGCCGCCGAGCACCCGGAGGTGATCAAAGGCTTCCTCGATGCGATCACCAAAGGCTGGAAAGACGCCGTCGCCGATCCGGCGGGCGTTGTCGACTATCTGGTGAAATACAACCCGGCCGCCGATGCAGAGCTGGAAACCCGCCGTCTGGAACTGGCCATGGAAGGCAATGTTCTGACCGATACGGTTCTGGAAAACGGTCTCGGCGCCATCGACGACGCCCGCTTCGCCAATGCGCTGGAACAGATGAAACTGGTCTATGAGTTCCAGAATGCGCCCGACGCATCGCTCTATTTCACAGACGAATACCTGCCCGCCGCAGACGTTCGCATGATGAAATAATCCTAAGGCGGGCGGGGATTTCCCGCCCGCTTCCTTTCAGGCCGAGCCTCTATGACACATCTCATCGACATCAAGGGCGTGACCCACGCCTATAAGACCGACAACGGTCCGCTGCCCGTTCTCGACAATCTCAACATTTCCGTACCCGAAGGCGATTTCTGCGCCGTCGTCGGCCCTTCTGGCTGTGGCAAATCCACCCTGACGCGTCTGATCGCCGGGCTGATGAAACCCGACGAGGGCGAAGTCTGGCTGCATGGCGAGAAAGTGACCAGCCCGCGCTCCACCGTTGGCATGGCATTTCAGAACCCGGTCATGCTGGAATGGCGCAGCATCCTGCAAAATGTGCTTTTGCCGCTGGAAATCGTGCCCAACAAAATGACCAAATCCCAGAAAGAAGACCGCGGTCGCGAACTTCTGGCGCTGGTCGGCCTTGAAGGGTTTGAGGACAAACGCCCCTCCGAACTGTCCGGCGGCATGCGCCAGCGTGCGTCGCTGTGCCGGGCCATCGTGCACAAGCCCGACGTGCTGATCATGGATGAACCTTTCGGTGCGCTAGACGCGTTCACCCGCGAAGACCTATGGCAGATCATGCACCGGCTGCGGACCGAAGAGCCCTTTACCGGCGTGCTGATCACCCATGACCTACGCGAAAGCGTCTATCTGGCGGATGAGGTCATCGTGCTGTCAGGACGCCCCGCAACCACCCAGCATGTCGAAAATGTCAAACTGGGCGGACGCACCGATCTGGAAGTGATCTACACGCCGGAAGCCACCGACATCCTGCACCGCCTGCGCCATCAGATCGAAATCGCGCAGGGCCGCAGCACCGCAGGGGAGGCCGCATGATGAAACACTGGAAAAAGATCGTCACCCCGACCATCGCCATTCTGGTCTTTCTGGGCCTGTGGGAATTCATCGTCTGGGTCAACGACTGGCCAAACTACAAGATGGCCTCGCCTTCTGACCTGATCCCCGCCTACCAAAAATACTGGAACCTGTTCCTGATTTACGGTTGGCAGACACTCTGGCGTACCGTGGCAGGTCTGCTGCTGGCGGTGATTGTCGGCACGCTGATCGGGATGGTGATGGGATTTTCGCGGACGATGCGCGATGCGCTTTATCCGCTGCTGGTCGGGTTCAACGCCATTCCCAAGGCCACCGTGGTGCCGGTGCTGGCACTGATTCTGATTGGCCAGCACGATCTGAACACCGTGCTGATCGCTTTCATGATCTCTTTCTTCCCGATTTCCGTCGCGGTCTCGATCGGCCTGTCGACACTGGAACCGGAATATCGCGACATTCTGCGCTCGCTCGGCGCCTCGAAATGGACGATTTTCTGGAAAATCGCCCTACCCAAGACGCTGCCGGAATTTTTCGGCGCACTGAAGGTGGCGGTGACTCTTGCCTTTATTGGGACCAACCTGATGGAAATCGTCGAACCGCACGGGCGCGGGCTGGGCCATTTGTTCGACAGCGGCAAGATCAATGCCGATTACCCGCTGATGTTCGCAGTACTGATCGCCTTGGCTTTCCTTGGGATCGTGCTCTACTACATCGTGGTCGCGCTGGAAAAAATCTTTGCGGGCTGGGCCGAACGCCCACAGAGCTGAGACCCGAAGCGGAAAACGAATACAAAAGGGGCGCCAGATCGGCGCCCCTTTCCACATGTACAGTTCGCATCCGCATCAGAGTTCGCGGGTCGAGAAATACCAGTCGACGACCTTCTGCCCCTCGGGCGCATGTGCAAGCTTTTCCTGCGCCGCAGCCGCCGTCGGCGGGGTCGGCACGATCACCGGGTTCCCCGGCTTCCAGTTTTCCGGCATGGCGCATTTGTTTTCATCTGCGGCTTGCAGCGCAACAACCAGACGATGGATCTCGTCCACCGAACGGCCTGCATTCATCGGGTAATAAACCATCGCCCGCAGAATACCGTTCGGATCGATGATGAATGTCGCCCGCACAGCCGCGGTGTCCGAGGCCCCCGGCTGGATCATGCCGTAGGCGTTGGCAACTTTCATCGACAGGTCGGCAATGATCGGAAACTTGATCTCGACGCCCCAGTTTTCCTTGATGTTGAGCATCCAGGCGATGTGGGAATAGTGGCTGTCGATCGAGAGACCCAGGAGCTCCACACCCATGGCGTTGAATTCATCCTGCTTGCCCGCAAAACCGATGAACTCGGTAGTGCAGACAGGCGTGAAATCGGCCGGGTGCGAGAACAGGATCAGCCATTTGCCCTTGTAATCCTCAAGCGTTTTAACCCCATCTGTGGTCAGCGCTTCAAAGGCGGGAGCGGGTTTGTTCAGTTGCGGGCCGGTGACGGTTTCGATTTGGTCGGTCATCTCTTTATCCTTTGTTTTATCTAGGTTTTCTCGTTGACAGGCGCTGTCGCCCTGTCGATGAGAAAGAGATAGCTCTTGCGATATGATTGTTGAAACGAATAAAAAAGATAATAATAATTGAGGAAATCAATTAATGATTCTACCGACCCTGCGCCAGCTTCGCTTTCTGGTCGCCCTCGCCGATGAACTGCATTTCGGGCGGGCCGCCGAGGCCTGCTTTGTCACCCAGTCGACGCTGTCCACCGGGTTGCGCGAGCTGGAACAGACACTGGGCGCCGCCGTCGCAGAACGCACCAAACGCTCTGTCCTGATGACGCCCTTGGGCGAAGAGATCGCCGCCCGTGCCCGCGTCATGCTCGCCGAAGCTCAGGACATGGTGGAACTGGCCCAAAGCCAGGCGGGCACGCTGCGCGGCACGCTGAAGCTGGGCACCATTCCCACGGTCGGCCCCTTCCTGTTCCCGCGCCTGCTGCCACGGCTGCGACAGGACTACCCCGACCTGCGGCTCTACATGCGCGAGGAACTGACCGAACATCTGATCGCCGGACTGCGTGCCGGGCGTCTGGATGCCATCCTCATCGCCCTACCCTATGAGATCGGCGATCTGGAAACGGAAAGCCTGTTTCTGGACGACTACCAACTGGCCACCGCCCCCGGGCACCGGCTGATTTCGAACCGCCCCATCGGCGGCCCTGATCTCGACGATGAAACCCTGCTGCTGCTGGAACGCGGGCATTGCCTGCAACGTCATGCGCTCTCGGCCTTTCCTGAAAGCAGCGCCCGACAGGATGAAACCTTTGCGGCCACATCCCTGCCGACATTGGTCGCAATGGTCGAAGAGGGACTGGGCGTCACGCTTCTGCCCCAGCTGTCCATCGACGCGGGCGTAACACGCAACACCGACATTCAACTGACGGCGCTCTTCGGCACCAAGCCGCGTGAAGTGGTGCTGGCCTGGCGTAAAAGCTCGGCCCGCCATGCCGACTTTCAGCAGCTCGCCGCCCTTTTGCGAGAAGAACGCGCGCGTCTGGGACAGTGACGAACACCCCCTTGCTTTCCAATTCGGTGACGACTATGTAACGCCCTGAGAGGTTGGCGCGGGCGAGCGCCTCGCCAACCCGGTCAGGTCCGGAAGGAAGCAGCCGTAACGATGTCCGCTTGGGTCGTTGTCCAGCCTCTCACCTAAACCTTATACCCCAGCCAACCGAGGAGGGATTTGATGATTGTCGTTTACGCCCCTCGGGCAGCTGCCACCTAAGGCTTTTCCCATATTCGGACTGCCCGAAACTGTTCCCTTCCGCCGCCTCGCCGGCGCGGAAGCCCTTTCGTGTTTTGTAAGGCAGATCCATGACCTCTGATCTTAAAACCCTCGGCTGGACCCAGTTTTTCAACGGCCAGCTTTCTCTCTACGACCTCGAAACCCTTATCCCCGTGCGCCTGTCCGAAGTGCGCCGCCGCTCCGTTGTGGCGCTCACGCCCGCGCTGGCGCGTCAGGAAATCGCCCTCACCGGCGATCATGTCGCAACCGATATGGCCGTGGGTGATTTTGCCCTGACCGACGGTGAACGGCTGATCCGCGTGCTTGAGCGCAAGACCGTGATTTCACGCAAGGCTGCCGGTGTGGCATCACAGGCCCAGTTGATCGCGACCAATATCGACACGCTTTTCATCACCACATCGTGCAACCCCGATTTCAACGAAGCGCGGCTCGAACGCTACCTCGCCATCGCCATCGAAGCCGAAGCCACGCCGGTGATCGTCATCACCAAGGCCGACAAGCCCGAAGACATGCCTGCCGAGGTCTACGAGGACCGCGCCAAGGCGCTCTATGACGGCGCTGAAGTCCTGTTGATCAACGCCAAATCACCGGAGGACATCGCCCGTCTTGAGCGCTATTGCGCCACAGGGCAGACGATTGCTCTGGTTGGATCATCCGGTGTGGGCAAATCCACCATCGCGCGAGGCTTAACCGGTGAGGACATCGAGGTCGGCGATATCCGCGACGATGACGCCAAAGGGCGCCACACAACCACCGCACGTTCCATGCACCGCATGCACGCGGGCGGCTGGCTGATCGATACCCCCGGCATGCGCGAACTGGCGCTCCATGATGCCTCAGAAGGGATCGCCACCCTGTTTGAGGACATCACCGATCTGGCGACAGGCTGCAAGTTTTCCGACTGTCAGCACCGCACGGAACCCGGATGCGCCGTCCGGGCTGCGCTCGACAGCGGCACGCTCGACGCGGAACGCCTCGAGCGCTGGCGCAAGCTGATGGAAGAGGATGCGCGCAATTCAGAAAGTATTGCCGAGGCGCGTGAACGGGGCCGCAAATTCTCCAAGATGGTGAAATCCGTCAAGAAGGTGAAAAGCGCCCGACGCGGTGAGTAATGAGGTTGCGGGGACACGTCCCCGCCCTTACCTTAGCCCCAACCACCGATCGGAGAGTGAGACACATGGCGGACACCGACACAGGCTATAAGGTTCTGGCGCGCAAATACCGCCCGGAGACTTTTGCCGATCTTGTCGGTCAGGACGCCATGGTCCGCACGCTCAAGAATGCCTTCGCAGCCGACCGGATCGCGCAGGCGTTTATCATGACGGGGATTCGCGGAACCGGCAAAACCACCACCGCACGGATCATCGCCAAGGGCATGAACTGCATCGGTCCGGACGGCAACGGCGGCCCGACCACTGAACCCTGTGGCGTCTGCGAGCATTGCGTGGCGATCACCGAAGGCCGCCATGTCGATGTGATGGAAATGGACGCCGCCTCGCGCACAGGCGTCGGCGACATTCGCGAAATCATCGATTCGGTGCATTACCGGGCCGCTTCGGCGCGCTACAAGATCTACATCATCGACGAGGTGCATATGCTTTCGACGAGCGCGTTCAACGCGCTCCTGAAAACCCTCGAAGAGCCTCCCGCCCACGTCAAATTCATCTTTGCCACCACAGAGATTCGCAAAGTGCCGGTGACGGTTCTGTCACGCTGTCAGCGCTTTGATCTGCGCCGGATCGAACCAGAGGTGATGATCGACCATCTCGCTCGGATCGCGGAGAAAGAAAAGGCCCAGATCGCGCAGGACGCGCTGGCACTGATCACCCGCGCCGCAGAAGGCTCCGTGCGGGACGCCATGAGCCTGCTGGATCAATCGATCTCCCACGGGGCCGGCGAAACCACCGTCGATCAGGTCCGGGCCATGCTCGGGCTGGCGGACCGGGGCCGTGTGCTGGATCTGTTCGACATGATCATGGCCGGTGATGCCGCAGGCGCGCTTGAGGAACTCGGCGGGCAATATGCCGATGGCGCTGATCCTCTGGCCGTGTTGCGCGATCTGGCCGAGATCACCCATTGGATTTCGGTGATCAAGATCACGCCAAGCGCCGCCGAAGATCCAACCATCGGCCCCGACGAACGCAGCCGCGGGCTGACCATGGCGGAAAAGCTGCCGATGCGGGTTCTGTCGCGGATGTGGCAGATGTTGCTGAAAGCGCTGGAAGAAGTGGCCAATGCGCCCAATTCCATGATGGCCTCGGAAATGGCGATCATCCGGCTGACCCATGTCGCCGATCTGCCCATGCCCGAGGATCTGGTGCGCAAGCTCAACGACCAGAACCCGCCGCCCCGCCCGCCGTCGGGCCCGACCGGTGGCGGCGCCCCGGCCGGCGGAGGCAGCCCGCATTCCACGGCGCAGGGACGCCCGATGGGCGGCGGGCAGATCACCCATGGCCCCACGATGATATCCGGCGCAGCCACCGCCCCGGCACAGGCCCCCGACACGGCGCTGGCCCGCTATGCCCGGTTCGAAGATGTGGTCGAACTGATCCGCGATCACCGCGACGCCAAATTGCTGATCGACGTGGAAAACCACGTGCGCATCGCGCGCTACGCCCCCGGGCGCATCGAATTCCAACCCTGGGAAGATGCACCTGCGGATCTGGCCGCGCGGCTGCAAAGCCGGCTCTTTGCCTTCACGGGTCACCGCTGGGGCGTGTCGATCGCCGAAGCCCCGGAAGATGTCCGCACGATTCGCGAAATCAAGGATGCTGAAAAACGCGCGCTGGAGGCAGAAGCTAAACAACACCCGGCCGTTGCCAAAGTGTTTGAGCTTTTCCCCGACGCGAAGATCACCGAAATCCGGACTCCGGAGAAAATCGCGCAGTCGGCCCAGTTCGAGGCCCTGCCCGAAGTCGAAGATGAATGGGACCCGTTCGAAGAGTGAACGCGCCCGCAAAGCACAAGAGGACAAGTGATGTTCAAAGGCCTTGGCGGTCTCGGCGATATGGCCGGGATGATGAAGAAAGCCCAACAAATGCAAGCCGATATGGCAGAGCTTCAGGAAAAGCTCGCCATGATGACGGTGACCGGCGAATCCGGCGCCGGATTGGTCAAAGCAACGGCGACGGCCAAGGGCCAGCTGACCGGTCTCGACATCGATCCGTCAATTTTCCAGCCCTCTGAAAAGGAAGTCGTCGAAGATCTGATCCTTGCCGCCATCAAGGATGCGCAGGCCAAGGCGTCGGAAAAGGCGGAAAGCGAAATGAAAGCGCTGACCGACGATCTCGGCCTGCCCGCCGATTTCAAACTGCCCTTCTGAGCCTTCGCGCATGGCTGCCGATCGTCAGGATATCGAAAACCTCATCGATCTGATGGCGCGCCTGCCCGGGCTTGGGCCACGCTCTGCGCGGCGGGCGGTGCTGCATCTGATCAAGAAACGCGGTCGGTTGATGTCGCCCCTGGCCGACGCCATGCGCACCGTGGCCGACAGCGCGCGCGAATGCCTGCGCTGCGGTAACATCGGCACTTCGGATCTCTGCGACATCTGCAGTTCGGAAAAGCGTGCCACAGGCGAAATCTGCGTGGTGGAGGATGTCTCGGACCTCTGGGCGATGGAACGTGCCGGGGTGTTCAAAGGCCGCTATCATGTTCTGGGCGGCACGCTGTCTGCATTGGACGCCATCGGGCCCGAAGATCTGCGCATTCCGCTTTTGGTGCAGCGCGTGGGCGACGAACAGGTGCGCGAGGTCATTCTGGCGCTCAACGCAACTGTCGACGGGCAGACCACAGCGCATTACATCGCTGATGAGTTGTCAGGGCGCTGCAAAGTGACATCACTGGCGCAGGGCGTGCCCATCGGGGGCGAACTGGATTATCTCGACGATGGGACAATCACCGCCGCACTCAACGCCCGCAAGGATCTCTGACCCTATCAGGCCACAAACAGACAACAAAAAAACCCGGAGACAGCGCTCCGGGTTTTGTCGTTTTGGCGTCAGAGCCGGCGACTTATTTGTCGTCTTCGTCGTCATCCTCATCCGAATTCGGCAGGTTGAAGAAGCTGTCGGCGTCCGGCACGGCCTCTTCTTTTTCGTCGTCGTCATTGCTGAGCGAGAAGGTTTCCAGACCGGAAATCGCGGTCGGGATTTTCGGCTCGACCTCCATCTCCAGAGATTGTTCGGTCGACAGCAGCTTGCGACGTTCGTCATCGGTCATCGCCGCGCCTTCGGCGGCACGTTTCTGGGCAGCTTTCTGAACAGCGGCATCCAGTTCGGACTGTTTACACAGACCCAGAGCGACCGGGTCGATCGGCTGCATGTTGGCGATGTTCCAGTGGGTGCGTTCGCGGATGGCCTGAATCGTCGGCTTGGTGGTGCCCACCAGTTTGGCGATCTGCGCATCGGCCAGCTCCGGGTGGAACTTGACCAGCCAGAGGATCGAGTTCGGACGGTCCTGACGTTTGGACAGCGGCGTATAGCGCGGACCGCGACGTTTTTCTTCACCCTGTGCCGCGGCGTTGAATTTCAGCGCCAGCTTGTGCAGCGGGTTGTCCTCGCCCTTTTTGATCTCTTCGGCGGTCAGCTGGTTGTTGGCCACGGGGTCAAACCCGCGCACGCCACCGGCCACATCGCCATC containing:
- a CDS encoding ABC transporter substrate-binding protein, with amino-acid sequence MFNKSLATLAAIAVTGTAAYAETTKVPFALDWKFEGPSAPYFAAIENGHFAENDLEVEISAGSGSLDAIPKIATGAFPVGFADINSMIKFLDQNPGAPVTAIMMIYDAPPFAVIGRKSLGVEAPKDLEGKVLGAPPPDGAWAQFPIFADENDLDMDKITVEPVGFPTREPMLAEGKVDAVTGYNFTSYLNTARLGVPEDDLSVIMMPDYGVDLYGNAIMVNTDYAAEHPEVIKGFLDAITKGWKDAVADPAGVVDYLVKYNPAADAELETRRLELAMEGNVLTDTVLENGLGAIDDARFANALEQMKLVYEFQNAPDASLYFTDEYLPAADVRMMK
- the rsgA gene encoding ribosome small subunit-dependent GTPase A, with protein sequence MTSDLKTLGWTQFFNGQLSLYDLETLIPVRLSEVRRRSVVALTPALARQEIALTGDHVATDMAVGDFALTDGERLIRVLERKTVISRKAAGVASQAQLIATNIDTLFITTSCNPDFNEARLERYLAIAIEAEATPVIVITKADKPEDMPAEVYEDRAKALYDGAEVLLINAKSPEDIARLERYCATGQTIALVGSSGVGKSTIARGLTGEDIEVGDIRDDDAKGRHTTTARSMHRMHAGGWLIDTPGMRELALHDASEGIATLFEDITDLATGCKFSDCQHRTEPGCAVRAALDSGTLDAERLERWRKLMEEDARNSESIAEARERGRKFSKMVKSVKKVKSARRGE
- a CDS encoding ABC transporter permease; the protein is MKHWKKIVTPTIAILVFLGLWEFIVWVNDWPNYKMASPSDLIPAYQKYWNLFLIYGWQTLWRTVAGLLLAVIVGTLIGMVMGFSRTMRDALYPLLVGFNAIPKATVVPVLALILIGQHDLNTVLIAFMISFFPISVAVSIGLSTLEPEYRDILRSLGASKWTIFWKIALPKTLPEFFGALKVAVTLAFIGTNLMEIVEPHGRGLGHLFDSGKINADYPLMFAVLIALAFLGIVLYYIVVALEKIFAGWAERPQS
- a CDS encoding cell cycle transcriptional regulator TrcR, translating into MAKPIMAKATAVWLVDNTTLSFKQIADFCGLHELEVQGIADGDVAGGVRGFDPVANNQLTAEEIKKGEDNPLHKLALKFNAAAQGEEKRRGPRYTPLSKRQDRPNSILWLVKFHPELADAQIAKLVGTTKPTIQAIRERTHWNIANMQPIDPVALGLCKQSELDAAVQKAAQKRAAEGAAMTDDERRKLLSTEQSLEMEVEPKIPTAISGLETFSLSNDDDEKEEAVPDADSFFNLPNSDEDDDEDDK
- a CDS encoding ABC transporter ATP-binding protein, with amino-acid sequence MTHLIDIKGVTHAYKTDNGPLPVLDNLNISVPEGDFCAVVGPSGCGKSTLTRLIAGLMKPDEGEVWLHGEKVTSPRSTVGMAFQNPVMLEWRSILQNVLLPLEIVPNKMTKSQKEDRGRELLALVGLEGFEDKRPSELSGGMRQRASLCRAIVHKPDVLIMDEPFGALDAFTREDLWQIMHRLRTEEPFTGVLITHDLRESVYLADEVIVLSGRPATTQHVENVKLGGRTDLEVIYTPEATDILHRLRHQIEIAQGRSTAGEAA
- a CDS encoding LysR substrate-binding domain-containing protein, with the translated sequence MILPTLRQLRFLVALADELHFGRAAEACFVTQSTLSTGLRELEQTLGAAVAERTKRSVLMTPLGEEIAARARVMLAEAQDMVELAQSQAGTLRGTLKLGTIPTVGPFLFPRLLPRLRQDYPDLRLYMREELTEHLIAGLRAGRLDAILIALPYEIGDLETESLFLDDYQLATAPGHRLISNRPIGGPDLDDETLLLLERGHCLQRHALSAFPESSARQDETFAATSLPTLVAMVEEGLGVTLLPQLSIDAGVTRNTDIQLTALFGTKPREVVLAWRKSSARHADFQQLAALLREERARLGQ
- a CDS encoding YbaB/EbfC family nucleoid-associated protein, producing MFKGLGGLGDMAGMMKKAQQMQADMAELQEKLAMMTVTGESGAGLVKATATAKGQLTGLDIDPSIFQPSEKEVVEDLILAAIKDAQAKASEKAESEMKALTDDLGLPADFKLPF
- a CDS encoding peroxiredoxin, which encodes MTDQIETVTGPQLNKPAPAFEALTTDGVKTLEDYKGKWLILFSHPADFTPVCTTEFIGFAGKQDEFNAMGVELLGLSIDSHYSHIAWMLNIKENWGVEIKFPIIADLSMKVANAYGMIQPGASDTAAVRATFIIDPNGILRAMVYYPMNAGRSVDEIHRLVVALQAADENKCAMPENWKPGNPVIVPTPPTAAAAQEKLAHAPEGQKVVDWYFSTREL
- a CDS encoding DNA polymerase III subunit gamma/tau; protein product: MADTDTGYKVLARKYRPETFADLVGQDAMVRTLKNAFAADRIAQAFIMTGIRGTGKTTTARIIAKGMNCIGPDGNGGPTTEPCGVCEHCVAITEGRHVDVMEMDAASRTGVGDIREIIDSVHYRAASARYKIYIIDEVHMLSTSAFNALLKTLEEPPAHVKFIFATTEIRKVPVTVLSRCQRFDLRRIEPEVMIDHLARIAEKEKAQIAQDALALITRAAEGSVRDAMSLLDQSISHGAGETTVDQVRAMLGLADRGRVLDLFDMIMAGDAAGALEELGGQYADGADPLAVLRDLAEITHWISVIKITPSAAEDPTIGPDERSRGLTMAEKLPMRVLSRMWQMLLKALEEVANAPNSMMASEMAIIRLTHVADLPMPEDLVRKLNDQNPPPRPPSGPTGGGAPAGGGSPHSTAQGRPMGGGQITHGPTMISGAATAPAQAPDTALARYARFEDVVELIRDHRDAKLLIDVENHVRIARYAPGRIEFQPWEDAPADLAARLQSRLFAFTGHRWGVSIAEAPEDVRTIREIKDAEKRALEAEAKQHPAVAKVFELFPDAKITEIRTPEKIAQSAQFEALPEVEDEWDPFEE
- the recR gene encoding recombination mediator RecR; translated protein: MAADRQDIENLIDLMARLPGLGPRSARRAVLHLIKKRGRLMSPLADAMRTVADSARECLRCGNIGTSDLCDICSSEKRATGEICVVEDVSDLWAMERAGVFKGRYHVLGGTLSALDAIGPEDLRIPLLVQRVGDEQVREVILALNATVDGQTTAHYIADELSGRCKVTSLAQGVPIGGELDYLDDGTITAALNARKDL